The sequence ACAAACACTTTATGAGGCATTGGGAGGAAAACTAATAAAAGACGGTTTCGTGAGCCGACAAGAGGTTGAAGAATATGTGAACCACCATTATCTCGTGTTGCCGGTTGTCGATAAACGAGGGCAGCCGTGGCTCATCGATGGGGGGATGGTCTATTGTCTTCGTGGAACACAATACGAAACCGTACACGGCGAAAGGGTTCACCTCGCCCGATGTCCGGATTGTGGAGGCATGGGTATTCGAGACGAGGAAGTGGCCGTGGAGTCAGATTGTATCCGCTGCACGGCCTGCGGACATGAATTCGATGCCCGGCTGGAGATGATGGAAACCTAAAGAGGAGCTGTCCTATTTGCGTTCCTTACCGCGGGTGGAATGAGGAGTCAGCGTTCTCTCTATCGGGCGTTGTCCGACGGGGAAATGTGTTTTTTCCAGTGGTAGGTGCCGCCGTGTTCGCGTGGCGGAATGTTCTGCTGCTTGCCGACTCGGGTGTACCACCAGATGCCTTTCGCTTCCGTGCCGTCATCTGAGAGCTGGATTTCAAACCCTCCTTCTCGATCGTTGCCGGGCTGATACCATGTGCCCTGCCACAGTCGATCCGCAATTGTCGTAGTGGTAAAGCGTCCGTCGTGCTGGCTGTAGGGACCATTGCCGTTGCTGTCGAGAGTCGCTGCGTATCGCTTGTCATCCTCGACTTCGAGGATACTCCATTCTCCGCTCACGTCCGGTTTCATTGAGGTTTGAGGCTTAATGGCGTGACGTCGTCGCGAGTCTGCCGAGGGTAAGCCCAATGCACTTTCGACGCTGGCGGATCGGAATGATTCGTGCCACGATAACAGTTGCCATTGACCATGGCGACGTTCGAGGACGCCGGTTTCCCGCATGGGGAGTATCGTCCGTTTTAATTCAGCCCCTTCGGTGACATAGCGGATATAGTCAAGTTCCATGGCATACCAAGCCAGATTGTCCTTCGTCCATACTTTCAGCTCAGTGATGGGAATCTCAAGTTTCTGAGCATTGATGAATTCGTCTTTCATCCCCTGTTCAAGCTCAGACCAACCGATATATTTACGGCCGGCGACTCCATAACTGATGATGTCTGCGTCGTGGGCCATCATTCGAGAAAGTGTAGGCAGATCTTTTTCGGCATTCGCCCGGACGAGCCGTCGGATGGCCGATTCCGGATCCGAAGTTTCCGACGCCGGCACAGTAATGGGAACGCCGATGAATACTAGAAGGAGAACAGGTGCCAGAAGTCCTCGCATCATCACGTAGATCCTCCTATCGATGAGAATTCTTTCTCACGACTGTGTGCAGGGGCAAGGAAAGCAGCTCAGCGATCCCATCGATACCCAACAAGAAAGGGCATGACGGTCAAGACACCGAGTGCTCCGATGGGCAAGGTTCCCACAACAGGATCTTGTATGGCAAGGTACTCGTCGAGCGAAAGGCCGTGGAAGGGTAGAACAATGATCCATTCCATGACCAACCAGAGACTGAGTGCGACGAGACCCACGGTCAGTCGAATACCGGGGAAGGGAGGCAAGGTGAATCGGTCGATCACCCAGCGTGCGGCGATAATCATGGCGAGAAGATGCGAGGGAATTTCCATCACTTGAGCCACGCGCGTGCTGAAATGGAGGGCCACGACTTCAAGCCGAATGACCTCCAGCACAAATCCTGCCCCAAGCGCGATCAAAAAATAGACGGCGCCGGCCTTCAAGACTTGCACCAGGCCGGACGGCCGATCCTTGTCGGGTGTTTTCTCCGATACTGACATCACGTGGCGTGTCGGCTCGCCGATGAGGTCGGTCGAGCACGCTCTCTCCCACTCACGCACATTCCCAAGTTTGGCCATGATGGTGAGATCAGTCTAGCCCAAAATTTGAGATACATCCATCATTCTGTAATTACAGAGCAACAAAACGCAGCTGAAAAGTTCTAAGCAGGTGTTGAAATGCGTTTGGATGCGTGCCGGCGAACACCGCTGTTGTGATGTGCCTGCGCAGCACTTCCCATGGACGAGATGGCGCCCAACGATTTCCGATCGCGGGTTAGTCCTGTAGCGTGTATACGGCCGACACAGTTGGCAGGCTAGCCATAGATGCGTGCTCCTCGCTTAAGCCAGAACCCCCAGAATTGTGAATAGCCGTGAATCTTGTCCGTTGCGGCGCCGTCGTCGGTCACAACAGGGCGTTTCGTATTAACCCATTCGAAAATACCTCCATAGACATTAACCACATTGGCATATCCCTCTCTCTGCAGCTGTTCTGCAATCCGTTCACTCCGATATCCCACTGCACAGTACACCGCCACTGGTGCCTGCTTGTCGATGCCAGCCAGTCTGTCCAGAGAGAACTCCTCGTATCCTACCCAGGTGGCTCCTGGAATATGACTCACCTCGAACTCTCGATATGATCGGGCATCGAGTATATGAAAGTCGCTCTTATCGAGGCGCTCCACTGAAATCTCCGGTACGTGATGGGATAACAGGGTAGATAGCAGCAGGTCGTAGACGTTGTCGCTCACATGGATCGGTGCCTGGAGGTTGCGTCCCCACAGGAAGAAAAGCAACAGTAGCAGCGCAAAGGCGAGAATCAGGTGATGTCGAATTGATGTCAGTATCTGAGCTGAAAATAATAGTGAGTCCAGCGATCCGATCATCCAGAGAGACGCGATTGGCATCGCCCTATAATTGGAACTCCCATGCCCTGTGTACTTCCTGTTTCCGACGCTCCGACCTGCATCGTTTGCACCGCAGTGCATTCCGTATAGCGTATGACTGCGAAAACATAATGGCTAGTGGCTCTGGTGGACCGGCCGGTTTGTGCAGTGTAATGGTGGGCACCAGCATGGTTCCCTATGACCAGGGGGCTACCGCCTAGCATGCAAGTTTATATAGCAGATACCAGTACGCGTGCCATAATAACACGCTCGACCCATTTTGTGGTGAATACCTCAAACTGATATGAGGAATAGCACTGAATATCAGCTTGTCATTTTCTGAAGCATAAAATGAGCTTTCGCCCAAGAAGAGGAAATTGGAAGGCCCCCTACATGAAGGACTTGAAGAAGTGTCCTCAGTGGAGTTCGATCACGATCATCTCATTCTTGGAAGATGAAATAACCATACGTGATATTCCAGGATGGGACTCAGCTGCACCTATCAATCTGCTGATCAGCATTGAGTAGGCGTTGGACTTATAAATCGGAGGGAACGAATTAGCGGTATCCAAGAGTACCGGAGAACTCAAATGGGGAACTTGAAACTGGCATGAGCTGTCATGGTAGAACAAAACTCACACCCTTTTGATAGGCCCACCGTCTGAAAGAACAACTAGAGAATGTTCTTGCAAGGGATGAGGCAGGAGACTAATCCCCTATGCTGCTACTGTAATTCCATCTTTATGCTCGACTACTGCCTGATGTGGCAGACGCGCACTTCGTGCACCTAAGTATTTTGAATCGGTCACGCCTACTGAGCGCGAGTCAAGGTCCGTCCATGGGAGATTCTCTTTTGTGTGTTCAACAGAAGCGATTGCAAGCTGAGCAGCAAGACCGTCATAAAACGAGGCGTCTATATCGGAGTCAAGTTTCCCGCGAAGACAAGCCTCGACGAAACTGTGCATCATCAGAGTCAAGGCACTGGGAGCCCCATTTCGAGCCTCTCCCGGCAGAGGCAATTCTTGCCAACCTGACTTTGATGGATGAGCCACCCGCAGGACGTCAACGCTACCTCGACTTAACGAGGCTCGTAATGTCCCGCCATCCCCAACCACTTCGACATGTGCCTTTTCGCCGAACCACGGCATGACACGGCTGGCAAACCATTGGCCCCGTATACCACTCTCGTGTGTAAACCAGGCAGTCGCAAGATCGTCTGTTTCTGAATGCGTAGATTCGCCTCGACCATTCAGCGGCCGAGGAACATGCTGACAAAATCCCATGGCTGATTGAATCGGACCAAACAAGAACCGCGCTAAATCAAACAAGTGTGGTCCCATATCGTAAAGGACCCCGCCTCCTGCTACTACGCGATTACCTCGAAACCCGAGAGAGGAAGTGGGCTGCAGACCATCCCATGAGTTATGATGTGCACGAACGTGATATGGGACACCAATATCCCCACGATGGACGCGTCGCCGTAGCTCTTGCAATCCATAGAGATAGCGGTACGTGAATGCCATTTGGTGGATCTTTCCGCTTAGCTCTGCAGCACGAACCATTTTTTGTGCTTGCGGCAAATCCGTTGAGATTGGCTTCTCACAAAAGACGTGTTTTCCTGCGGCGAAAGCGGCTGTGGCTTGTGCCGCATGTTCACTATTTGGTGAGACGATGGTTATTGCATCAATATCCTGACGGGCACAGAGTGCGCGATAGTCGGTGTATACATTGGAGATCTTGAATCGAGCCGCGAGGGACCCCAGTCGTTCCGGTCGACGTCCACAAATTGCCACAACCTCGGCCTGAGGATGAGATTGAAGTCCCGGCAGATGACACTGCTCAGCAAACGCACCGGTTCCGATTATGCCGATGCGGAGTATTTGTCCCTTTCGCGCCATTATGATACCTCCAGTGTTTCGGACATGCATCAGCACTATTGAGACACACGATATGACGGCAACTCGATGTGCTTACCGTGTAGTTTTCATCCTCATAAAGAAGAGATAAAAAGCAAAAAATTGTTTACCAAAGATAGTGCATACTCTGCGCCATTCATAAACATGTCTATGGTATTACTGTTCACAATTCATCTAAGTAATTAAAGTTATGAGTTTATTAGGTGCATAAGCTGGTCTGAAATAGTAACTGAATTGGTTGTTAGAACTGTAATTCTGTACTCCAATCCATACGCTTGTCCCCACAAAAACTAGGCGGAGTCAAAAATCTGACACTGTCGTGGGGAAACGGCACAGGTAGTGTGTCTGTTTGAACTCAGGCTGGAAGACACTTACGCGATCTTCTACCTGAGACTGTCTTGTTCATGCTGGTTCTATAAAAACATCACGAACTGGGTGGAACTGCTACTGGAGAATACCCTAGATTCGACTGCCCAAGGATACCTGGATAACACACAGGTTTCTCTCCACCAGTCGACCTATGTGGTCCGGTTACGTCTTTGACGGAGCAACTGTTACAAAACTAAGATTTTCTCACACTGATGCTCGATCAACCGGCAAACTCGAATAATTGGACCGGATTCCTGATCGCCCATACTGGAACGATCACTGTGGGACTAATCGAACCGTCATGGTGCACGATACCGGTATACTTAGATCCACCATTGATGGATACCTCAGATCGGGTTGGAAAAATCAGACGAACCACTACCAATCAGCACAGGGGATCAAAGCAAGACCGATTCTGAAGACTTCGCCAACACCTGATGTGGTTTGGTGGCTCGTTGCGGGGGCATGCGGACCGGGGGGGAATCGATTATGGTCTAAGCTGAGCTTCTAGGCCAATCAGCCACTCCGTGGTAGCCTGCATGGCTGAGGGGTGTTAAGTCTCCGGTCAAGGATTACAGGTCGCAGCTATGCACTAAACCCACTGCGGAGCGTTATGAACTCATCAGCATATGGCTGCCGGTTTAAAAAATCCCGCCAGCCGGACTTACACCATTAGTGTCCTCAACGCCGACCTGCAGCGGATCATCTAGGATGTCTCGATAGCCGCGACCTTGCAATTCCACTCGCATTGACCGGTGCGCGTAGCTTGAGACGGTATGTCAGTTTGACCTGGAGACCATGGTCTAGGGTAATCTCTTCCTCGCCTTGTTCACTAACTTCCTGGTCAGGCCTTGCGCTCGGCCAAGAATTGTTCCAATAGCCGCTCCGGCTTTGCGGGCCTTCGCGCGAGCTGTCTTTTGAGCACTGGTCGCCTTGTTTCCGGTCGCCTTCACCAACTTCCGAACCTGGTTAGCCGAGGACTGAACGGCCTTCCGTCCCTTTTTCTCAAGCGCCAGCCCTTTCTTTACGGTCGTGCGTTTTGCTTGGGCAGTACCCTTGGCAACTTTGGATTTGACTCGCTGAACAGATTGTGATGTGGCCATCGTGATGTCCCTCCTTGTGAGCAAATACGCTAAAGTGCTGGGTGATGAGTATCATAGCCGGTTACGTGGTTCAAGCGATCACAAAACGTACAGGGAAATCGTCATGAGGTCTCAGCTCTTCTGCAGCATGGATTGCTACGGATCCATTAAATACGCGCATTAATGTGTGCGTCATCCGTGATCCTGTGCTTGCATTACAGTTGAAAAGAGAGGAGTATTGGCCCCCTGGAAATGTGGCTACTCCCAGCGGTCTTTCTCGTAGTGGACACGTGAGATGAGCCCTCCTACAAACCCCCATTTGCATTCTACAAAAATCCACGACCTCTTCAAGCGCTATCAGATCGGCCAGGATTTCGACGAGATGTTCGAGGCATCAGGTCGACCGCGGCCCCATTATCGGCAATTGTACGACCAGCTGCAGTCGCTCTCGGTTGCTGAGCTTGCTCAATATCAAGAGCAAGCTGCCAAAGCGTTTCTAGACCAGGGAATTACCTTCACGGTGTATGAGGACGTCCAGCAAACCGAACGCATTTTCCCCTTTGATCTTTTGCCCCGCATTATCCCCAATAGCGAATGGCGGCACATCGAAGAAGGGGTGCGACAACGCATCCAAGCGCTCAACGCATTCTTGCTGGATGTCTATGGCGAGCAGCGCATTTTGCGGGAGGGGATTATTCCTCGTGAGTTGGTGGAAGGCGCGTCAGGTTTTCAACGGGAGTTCGTCGGATTCAGACCGCCCCGCGATCTTTATATTCATATCGCCGGCATCGACCTCGTCCGCGACAGGAACGGCACGTACCTCGTATTGGAAGATAATCTACGGACTCCATCAGGCGTCTCATACGTGTTGGAAAGCCGTGTGATCATGAAACGAGTCTTCCCCAGCTTGTTTGCGCAGATGCGAATTAGGCCGGTTGATCACTATCCCAATCAGCTACTAGAAAATCTACGCTATCTCGCGCCGGAGATCCGCGAAAATCCTACCGTGGTGCTCTTGACGCCTGGGGTGAATAATTCAGCCTATTTCGAGCATTCATTCCTGGCGCTTCAAATGGGCATCGAGCTGGTAGAAGGCCAAGATTTGATCGTGGAGTCGGATCGAGTCTACATGAAGACGACCCAAGGGTTGCAGCAGGTCGACGTCATTTATCGACGAGTGGATGACACCTTTCTGGATCCTGAGGTGTTTCATCAGCATTCTTTGTTAGGCGTGCCAGGGCTTATTCGAGCGTATCACGCGGGAAACGTGGCCTTAGCAAACGCAGTGGGCAATGGCGTGGCGGATGATAAAGCCATCTATGCGTACGTGCCTCAGATGATCGGTTTCTATTTGAACGAGGCTCCGGTGCTTCCCAACGTCCAGACCTATCTCTGTAGTAGAGAGCAGGATCGGAAGTATGTGCTCGAGCACCTTTCCTCCCTTGTCGTGAAGGCCGTGAATGAATCGGGTGGGTATGGAATGTTGATGGGACCCGCATCGAGCAAGGCGGAACAAGAAGATTTTCGTGCGCGCATCGTCAACAGTCCGAGAAACTATATTGCACAGCCGATCGTATCGCTCTCGAGATTGCCGTGCCTGGTCGACGATCATGCCGGTGGATTCGAGTTTGCCGGACGTCATATTGATCTGCGCCCATTCGTGCTTTCGGGAAAGGACATTACTCTCTCACTGGGAGGGTTAACACGCGTGGCGTTGCGTGAGGGATCTCTCGTCGTGAATTCTTCGCAAGGCGGCGGAAGCAAAGGAACTTGGGTGCTCTATGGAGAGGATTAGCCATCGATGCTGAGCCGGACCGCTGAATCGTGTTTTTGGATTGCTCGCTATACTGAACGAGCCGAGTACACGGCTCGGCTGATCAATGTCCATTAC is a genomic window of Candidatus Nitrospira kreftii containing:
- a CDS encoding hypothetical protein (conserved protein of unknown function) yields the protein MGPTKAIVRAQTLYEALGGKLIKDGFVSRQEVEEYVNHHYLVLPVVDKRGQPWLIDGGMVYCLRGTQYETVHGERVHLARCPDCGGMGIRDEEVAVESDCIRCTACGHEFDARLEMMET
- a CDS encoding hypothetical protein (conserved protein of unknown function): MMRGLLAPVLLLVFIGVPITVPASETSDPESAIRRLVRANAEKDLPTLSRMMAHDADIISYGVAGRKYIGWSELEQGMKDEFINAQKLEIPITELKVWTKDNLAWYAMELDYIRYVTEGAELKRTILPMRETGVLERRHGQWQLLSWHESFRSASVESALGLPSADSRRRHAIKPQTSMKPDVSGEWSILEVEDDKRYAATLDSNGNGPYSQHDGRFTTTTIADRLWQGTWYQPGNDREGGFEIQLSDDGTEAKGIWWYTRVGKQQNIPPREHGGTYHWKKHISPSDNAR
- a CDS encoding hypothetical protein (conserved membrane protein of unknown function) yields the protein MAKLGNVREWERACSTDLIGEPTRHVMSVSEKTPDKDRPSGLVQVLKAGAVYFLIALGAGFVLEVIRLEVVALHFSTRVAQVMEIPSHLLAMIIAARWVIDRFTLPPFPGIRLTVGLVALSLWLVMEWIIVLPFHGLSLDEYLAIQDPVVGTLPIGALGVLTVMPFLVGYRWDR
- a CDS encoding hypothetical protein (conserved protein of unknown function), which produces MIGSLDSLLFSAQILTSIRHHLILAFALLLLLFFLWGRNLQAPIHVSDNVYDLLLSTLLSHHVPEISVERLDKSDFHILDARSYREFEVSHIPGATWVGYEEFSLDRLAGIDKQAPVAVYCAVGYRSERIAEQLQREGYANVVNVYGGIFEWVNTKRPVVTDDGAATDKIHGYSQFWGFWLKRGARIYG
- a CDS encoding putative Oxidoreductase; the protein is MARKGQILRIGIIGTGAFAEQCHLPGLQSHPQAEVVAICGRRPERLGSLAARFKISNVYTDYRALCARQDIDAITIVSPNSEHAAQATAAFAAGKHVFCEKPISTDLPQAQKMVRAAELSGKIHQMAFTYRYLYGLQELRRRVHRGDIGVPYHVRAHHNSWDGLQPTSSLGFRGNRVVAGGGVLYDMGPHLFDLARFLFGPIQSAMGFCQHVPRPLNGRGESTHSETDDLATAWFTHESGIRGQWFASRVMPWFGEKAHVEVVGDGGTLRASLSRGSVDVLRVAHPSKSGWQELPLPGEARNGAPSALTLMMHSFVEACLRGKLDSDIDASFYDGLAAQLAIASVEHTKENLPWTDLDSRSVGVTDSKYLGARSARLPHQAVVEHKDGITVAA
- a CDS encoding hypothetical protein (conserved protein of unknown function); translation: MSPPTNPHLHSTKIHDLFKRYQIGQDFDEMFEASGRPRPHYRQLYDQLQSLSVAELAQYQEQAAKAFLDQGITFTVYEDVQQTERIFPFDLLPRIIPNSEWRHIEEGVRQRIQALNAFLLDVYGEQRILREGIIPRELVEGASGFQREFVGFRPPRDLYIHIAGIDLVRDRNGTYLVLEDNLRTPSGVSYVLESRVIMKRVFPSLFAQMRIRPVDHYPNQLLENLRYLAPEIRENPTVVLLTPGVNNSAYFEHSFLALQMGIELVEGQDLIVESDRVYMKTTQGLQQVDVIYRRVDDTFLDPEVFHQHSLLGVPGLIRAYHAGNVALANAVGNGVADDKAIYAYVPQMIGFYLNEAPVLPNVQTYLCSREQDRKYVLEHLSSLVVKAVNESGGYGMLMGPASSKAEQEDFRARIVNSPRNYIAQPIVSLSRLPCLVDDHAGGFEFAGRHIDLRPFVLSGKDITLSLGGLTRVALREGSLVVNSSQGGGSKGTWVLYGED